A region of Panicum virgatum strain AP13 chromosome 8N, P.virgatum_v5, whole genome shotgun sequence DNA encodes the following proteins:
- the LOC120686476 gene encoding disease resistance protein PIK6-NP-like codes for MFRIKDPVQECRELLQNYKCLIVIDGLQSTEDWDQIKAALAFQRDNRSRILVISYEESVATYCSKDNWWNVEGLEIDDALDLLIRTASTSRWSSWPSDPSPADIEQAKILLHKCGGLPQVIVAVGNFMAEGWSIDNDDNFMGTLETHPAFGSLRGLFDWVHSYFHSCEDLLKPCIFYLSIFPVNHKIRRSRLVRRWIAEGYSRDTKERTAEENAEESFLDLCKLNMIQVPGSTSLSYFMRMPLCQVNGFFREYIISRSMEENLVFELEGHCSVNSQHTGRHLTIGSTWDRDMSVYGSIDFSRLRSLTVFGEWESFFISDKMRIVRVLDLEDTSSVTDGDLEQMVKLLPRLKFLSLRGCKEITRLPDSFGALRQLQTLDIRHTSVVTLPASTTKLQKLQHIRAGTTVQLDDDTSIVDSLAPPQPETAVTSTLSMSRLRRAATLVLPELWTHRGRLLPDSHNGGVVVPRGIGKMTALHNISVIDVSVASGSAILEELKNLTQLRKLGVSGVKRENCKELCCAISDHAHLESLSLWLGTNQAGCLDAISPPPKKLESLKLYGQIDKLPPWIKLLSNLRKLKLRLTMIRQHEVDLLKDLTSLNILCLSFKEFEYGELRFRGGTSFRQLWVLEIACNSRLQSVTFGDHVMPRLEVLKIRCCNNVPTLNFSGLEKLQILREVLLKGSYDNKVEQDMRSQLGKHQNKPGFKVEPRSNSS; via the exons ATGTTTAGAATCAAAGACCCGGTTCAAGAATGTCGTGAGCTTCTACAAAATTATAAGTGTCTCATCGTTATTGATGGTCTGCAATCCACGGAAGACTGGGACCAGATAAAAGCTGCCTTGGCCTTTCAACGTGATAACCGAAGCCGTATCCTTGTCATTTCATATGAAGAAAGTGTCGCCACATATTGTTCAAAAGATAATTGGTGGAATGTCGAAGGCCTAGAAATTGACGACGCGCTTGATCTCTTGATAAGAACG GCATCTACGAGTCGTTGGAGTAGCTGGCCTTCTGACCCGAGCCCCGCGGACATTGAGCAAGCAAAAATTCTCCTACACAAGTGCGGCGGACTACCCCAAGTGATTGTTGCTGTAGGCAACTTCATGGCTGAAGGATGGAGCATCGACAATGATGACAACTTTATGGGGACGTTGGAGACCCACCCAGCATTCGGTAGTTTAAGGGGTCTGTTTGACTGGGTCCATTCATACTTCCATTCTTGTGAAGATTTGCTCAAGCCCTGTATCTTCTATCTGTCAATCTTCCCTGTGAACCACAAAATTCGGCGGAGCCGTTTGGTGCGACGGTGGATTGCGGAAGGTTACTCCAGGGACACCAAAGAAAGGACCGCTGAGGAGAATGCAGAGGAGTCCTTTCTCGACCTCTGCAAGCTAAACATGATCCAGGTGCCGGGATCCACAAGCCTGTCCTATTTCATGAGGATGCCCTTGTGCCAAGTCAATGGTTTCTTCCGTGAGTACATTATCTCACGGTCGATGGAAGAGAACCTCGTGTTTGAATTGGAGGGGCACTGCAGTGTGAATTCGCAACACACAGGACGGCATCTCACCATAGGGAGCACCTGGGACAGAGACATGAGTGTGTATGGGAGCATCGACTTCTCGCGGCTGCGGTCACTCACGGTTTTTGGTGAGTGGGAGTCCTTCTTCATCTCTGACAAGATGAGGATAGTCCGGGTGCTGGATCTGGAGGACACATCATCAGTGACAGATGGTGACCTCGAGCAGATGGTCAAGCTGCTGCCTCGCCTCAAGTTCCTCTCCCTAAGAGGATGCAAAGAGATCACTCGTCTCCCAGATTCCTTTGGTGCCCTGAGGCAGCTTCAGACTCTGGATATCAGACACACCTCGGTTGTCACGCTCCCAGCAAGCACCACCAAGCTACAGAAGCTGCAGCATATTCGTGCCGGTACTACTGTACAACTAGATGATGACACCAGCATTGTTGACAGCCTAGCACCGCCGCAGCCAGAAACAGCAGTGACTTCAACACTGTCGATGAGCAGGCTTCGTCGTGCTGCTACTTTGGTGTTGCCAGAGTTGTGGACACACCGCGGACGGCTGCTTCCTGACTCTCATAATGGTGGCGTTGTGGTGCCTCGAGGGATCGGGAAAATGACGGCCTTACACAATATCAGCGTCATCGACGTCAGTGTTGCAAGTGGGTCAGCTATCCTGGAAGAGCTCAAGAACCTTACCCAATTGCGCAAGCTTGGAGTGTCTGGCGTCAAACGGGAAAACTGTAAGGAGTTGTGTTGTGCCATCTCAGATCACGCCCATTTGGAATCCTTGTCACTGTGGCTCGGCACGAATCAAGCTGGCTGCCTGGATGCCATTTCCCCGCCTCCCAAGAAACTGGAGAGCCTCAAGCTATACGGACAAATAGACAAGTTGCCGCCATGGATCAAGCTGCTGTCCAATCTCAGAAAATTGAAATTACGGCTGACTATGATAAGGCAACATGAGGTGGATCTCCTCAAGGACTTAACAAGCCTAAACATTCTGTGTCTTTCTTTCAAGGAGTTTGAATATGGCGAGCTCCGGTTCAGGGGGGGGACAAGTTTCCGGCAGCTCTGGGTCCTTGAGATTGCTTGCAACTCAAGGTTACAGTCTGTTACATTTGGGGATCATGTAATGCCTAGGCttgaggtcctgaagatccgcTGCTGTAATAATGTGCCAACCTTGAACTTTTCAGGGCTAGAGAAGCTACAAATTCTCAGGGAAGTCTTACTTAAAGGATCCTATGATAACAAAGTGGAGCAAGATATGCGGAGCCAACTTGGTAAGCATCAAAACAAGCCTGGTTTCAAGGTGGAACCACGTTCGAATTCGTCCTGA